The Burkholderia latens genome segment GTGTTCGTGATATTCGGAGCATCCGGCAACGTCGGCTTGTCGACCGTGACGGCACTGCGTCACGCAGGCCAACCCGTGCGCGCGGTATTGCGCGACACACGCCAGCGCGAGCGCTTCGCGCAACTCGGCTGCGACGTCGCGATCGCCGACCTCGCCGACGCACGTGCGGTCGCGGCGGCGATCGACGGCGCGCAGGCCGTGCAAATGCTGTGTCCGGTGCCTGACGCCGACAGCGACCCGGCCGCGACGATGACCCACACGATCGACGTCGTGACGGGCGCCCTCGCGGCGAACCCGCCTCGGGCGCTACTTGCGCTGTCGGACTATGGCGCGGAGCGTGACGGCAACACGGGCATCACGCGGCTCTTTCGTCGTCTGGAAGAAGAGCTGAAGACTGTTCCGACGCGGCTCACGCTGCTCCGCTCGGCCGAGCACTTGCAAAACTGGGCGCGTGTGCTGCCGGTTGCGCTCGCAACCGGCGTGCTGCCGAGCTTTCATCACCCGGTCGACAAGGTATTCCCGG includes the following:
- a CDS encoding NAD(P)H-binding protein, which translates into the protein MFVIFGASGNVGLSTVTALRHAGQPVRAVLRDTRQRERFAQLGCDVAIADLADARAVAAAIDGAQAVQMLCPVPDADSDPAATMTHTIDVVTGALAANPPRALLALSDYGAERDGNTGITRLFRRLEEELKTVPTRLTLLRSAEHLQNWARVLPVALATGVLPSFHHPVDKVFPAVWAPDVGIAAARLLADRAESGSGLRIVSVEGPQRVSVQDIADMLGAAAGRRIVAQALPRDAWTATLLRAGLSERHAQLIVDLYDAHNAGQIDVEAGVSEQVHGATGPAEALAALVRARAAHA